The DNA window TCATTTTGCTACTAATCTAGCATTGTAGGTGTTAaatgtaccatcactatgatactttTAGCTAAACACCCAATTACATCCAATGAGCCTTGAACCCTTTGGAAGATCGACAAGTTCCCAAGTGTGGTTTGATATAAATCCATTTTGTCTTATGAAGCCAATGCTTCTTTGGAAGATCGACAAGTTCCCAAGTTCCAAAAGAAAAAGTCCCTAGAAGCCACTGCTTCTTTATAGGTTTTAAGACCATCCTTTACTTGAATAATATGAATCTTATGAAAATTATTCTAGCAATTTTCTTTAACTAGATAAAATAAAATGAGTTGAGAATTAATTTCATTTGGTCCTAGGTTCTTATCTTTTCGGGCTCTTTTGCTTATCCTAGGCTTGGGTTGTGTTTCAACATTCCGTTAAAGAGTTTCAGGTAGTATTTCAACCATCTATGGAGAATATTCATCACGAGATTCTCCAGTCATGGGAATCTTATATTCCTtatcttttgtgacaaatttttcaAAGAATTACACATCTATGGATTCAACAATTACATAAACTCTAGATTTAAAAGTCTATATGCTTTGGTGTTGGGTGCATATCTTATGAAGGCACATCTAATCCCTCGAGGAACCAATTTAGTTTTTTTAGGAGCCATGTTTTTATAATATGCTACACACCGAAAGACtctaaaataaatgatatttggTGATCTACCTTTCCATATCTCATATGGAGAAATACTAGTTATCTTCAAAGGGCTCCTATTCATTATATCGCATGTGGATAGTAATGCTTCACCCCAAAAATTAAATGGTAATTCAAAATGCATTAACATAGAATTTATCATTTTATAATATGGTCGATTCTTTCTCTCGGCtataccattttgttgtggtgtacaAGGTACGAAACATTCATCTAAAATGCTTATTTTTCACAATATGCATCAAATTATGTAGAAAAGTATTCATCGTCCCTATCACTCCTTAGGACTTTAATAGGtctacttaattgattttctacGGTCGCTTTAAAATTTTTAACATATTAAATGCATCATCTTTATGCTTTAAAAGTGATACATATGTGAACCTAGAGCAATCACCGATAAATGTTATGAAATACCGGTTTCTTCCACGGGTTAGAGTGTCATTAAATTCACACAAATCACAATGTGCATGAtcaagaaaattttattttctctcaacacttttgaggtttcttaatcattttttatttaacttatatttCACATTTGTCAAAATCATGAATACTACATGAGATAATCTGGATTTAATTAGTCTATTCATAGTACTAAAACCAATATGTGCTAATTTAGAATGCGATAAAAAATAGATTAAAGCTTCtaagcagaattagaaatttcattaataatgtTGTCAGTAGTACAAAGTTTGATCTTTTCTTCAGCGGAATAACCTTTTCCTACAAACGCACTGGTATTGGTCAATATTAGTTTGCCTGATTCATATAGAGACTTAATGCCCGGTTTTTCCAACAAGTCCCCCACAAACAAGATTCATATTGATGTCATGGACATGAAGTACCTGAGTGACTTTATTTCTGGAAGtagtgaaattgagttcgacgaATCCCATTCTAACGACTCTAGATTGTTCTTCATTTCCCATATGCACTTCTTGTCCATCATTTACTTCAGAATAGGTTTTAAATGATGCTTTGTCATAAGAGACATGCACGGTAGCACACACGTCATACCACCATCCTTGCACTTTGCCTTTGTCTGCCATAATCTCGCTCACTATAGCAATTATGCCGTCATCGACATGAACAACATTAACTTCGTCATTGGACTTGTTACGCATAAAATCTCGAGCAAAGTGTCCTGGTTTTCCACACACATAGCAGCCTCCTTTTAGTCTTTTTAGTCCACTAGAATTATTGAACTTGTCATGTTCCTTTTAGGTCTAAGATGATTCTTCGTTCCATCGTGTTTCCTCTTTCCCTTTACAATCACCGCATAATGGGTACTGACGCCACCGCGACACTGGCCAAGGGGTGTATAGAAGAGACAAATGACCTAGTGCTTGGGATCACCACACATGTCTATGTAGCACTTTATCCTGTTTTATCCTTTTGTTAAGTAAATGAACATAACTCTTTATAAAGACTTTATAAAGACTTTCAATGTTAGTCTCACTTTATGTATGAGACTATTTCCCATGCATttattgatattgatattgacATTTATTCAACTTTCAATTTTTCTCTTCATTATAGAACTCACCCATTGTTCATACATTAGAACCGTTACTAAATAAAGAAAGTTTgttaatatttaaaagaaaagctTTTGTGCATCTCTACATAAACTTTTAGATCATGCtttattatttccacaatttGAGATCTTTTTACACGAGAATGATCAATAAACTGTATTGCTATTTAGTAAATACATTCTTGGCAATGACGGCCATCATTACCTAACTACATCTTGTTGATATCACGGTTAAATttttgtccaaactaaaactaCGCGGCCTCTATTCATATTTCATAATGATGAACTATGTTGCCAATCCTTTTAGGACTTATGTTGCTATCATCTTGATCATTGACACTACTCAAAGCGACGGTAGCATAAATGTTATCAAGTTGAAGATTTCTTGTTGTTGCTGTTTTCGTGCTTTGGAGTGTAATACTATTCGTGTGTGGGTCCGGTCCATACCCTCCATTTCTGCTTCTATCATGTTGTTTTGCTTTAGATTTGTGGTTAGCACATGTTCTGAtcatatcaacaaaaacaaaagattaTTAATTCAAAGAATTCTATCCAATGTCAATTCATTATATATGAATACCGGATGAAAACGTTAATGAAATATATACACTTACATTGTAATAGTCATAGATTTTTTAGGTGAAGATTTATAATTGGTAGTTCGCAGAAGTGGCACTTGTATGAAACTACCAGCAGAAAGAACCATGAAAAAGTGTTCTTTATATTATGCGGAAGCTTGGTTATTGTAGAAAACGTTAgtgtgttgtgtgctttgttgTAGTATTGATCTTATGGGAAGATTGAAGGTTATTTATAAAGAAAGTAGTATGTAGGGATTATTGAAGACAGATACAAGGCTTAAGTTTGAAATTTTCAATCTTGAACACTTCAATTCAATTATTTCAATGGGTCCATGCATGGTCAAACTTTTGTCTTGGCTAGTGGCACACTATTTGACTAGCCGGATATCTTTTGTATACTTTATAATAAAGAGACATTTTAACGTGAAATCTCAGAAAGGGTCCAATGCGGATctttaatttactatttttattgaagttgtttttttataaaaataaatataaaaatgggAAGAAATGTAATATGTGAATTCAAAAAGATGTAATATGAGACTTTGAActgttttcctttttctttcaaaactttTAAAAATAGGTAGAACTTTGACTTGATTGATAAAATTTAGGGGTGACAAACAATTGTTTGCAAACATGTTCTCTCCTTTTAGATTTACTATACAAAAACTACAAAAATATAAGAAAGAGAGGTGAATATAGTTGAAAGTGCGGATCTAAAATTTTGGTTCGTTTGCTGAAAAGATAATGGTTGGACTACAGAAATTGTacattttaagtctaaaaattacataattttttattaatgttcACACCTGCAAAAggtcaaaaaaaatgaaatgggACGAGATTGACATATTATAGGGTGCTTGTTTAAAATTTTTGCCTGCTCCGTAAAATAGTGCAGAAAAAACAAACATGCTCGACAGGCCAAATTTGTTTTGTCACACCTAATAAAATTATGTAGTTTGATAGTTTatcagaaattaaaaaaaaaaaaactttttttgatattcatgagTTTTGGTTGTAAATAAGTGCCTTtagtataaataaattaaaatttttttaaaaaaaaaagttgcgcAAAGGTCCTTTCAAGGTTTTCGATAATATTAGGTTAAAGGATGTTGTCTCCAACAACATTTTCGACAATACTAGGTTAAAGGATGTTTTCTCCGACAATGAAAACTACAATGTTTCATGGGAGAATTTCAAAAAGGTATTTTCGATATTGATCAAATTTTACAGTCGCTGTATCTACAACTTCCAAATATCGAAATATGAAGCCAAATCAAAACTGAAACAACAATCATGGAAATCACCATGATTAAAGTTGTTTTTATTGTCAAAAGCCAAAATGCATTTAGTGAAGAATATGGTAATGTTTTGAGAATAAGTGCACAAATGGAGAGAGCGTCGCCTTGCGGTTTAGAGGATTTTTACAAAAGGACCAACAACAAAATGGAGATTTTTAAAGATGTTTCAAATTTTAGCAGGTTTTGTGATGGTCTCTTACTTAAGATATTTAAGGATATTTACAAAAGGACCAACaacaaaaatgaagattcctgAGGATGTTTCAAATGTTAGCAGCCTTTGCTATGGTTTCTtgttaggaagatcctaaagtggGTGAAACTCTAATTTGGTATCAGAGTCTATCGATCGGACATTGAGCCGCCCACCATTTAAATTCACACACCAAGTCCAAAAGAGTTCTAGACGTGAGGTTGTGTGTTATGAAGATCCTAAAATCctacattggttggagatagattATTGAAAGACTTTATATTGTTGAAAAAATAACAAACTTAAAAAAAAGAAGGGTTAATAGGCATTTACACccttgtaatgttagcgaattttgcttttcccccttccgttgccaaaggcaggttttgacaACGAAAaaacgttgccaaaacctgcctttggcaacggaagggggaaaagcaaaattcgctaacattacaggggtgtaaATGCCTAATAACTCAAAAAAGAATAACAAGATACTAACACAAGAACATAACGTAGAAACTCTAAAATCAAAGAAAAACCATGATCGTTTGTCATTAGACAAtcagagaataacactatgtgaaaatattacaacacataatataagAGCTGCATCTCATAACACGTGAATACAAGAGCATTAGagaacaaagaaaattaaatagaaGTTTAAAGTGCTTTTGATTGGTGCCTCTTATAAAGAAAAACATGAATCCTATATATATTGGACTCcatcttccttcacaaaactaataAGCAGTATAGTACTTCTT is part of the Vicia villosa cultivar HV-30 ecotype Madison, WI linkage group LG2, Vvil1.0, whole genome shotgun sequence genome and encodes:
- the LOC131647776 gene encoding uncharacterized protein LOC131647776, which gives rise to MVLSAGSFIQVPLLRTTNYKSSPKKSMTITITCANHKSKAKQHDRSRNGGYGPDPHTNSITLQSTKTATTRNLQLDNIYATVALSSVNDQDDSNISPKRIGNIVHHYEI